A genome region from Coffea arabica cultivar ET-39 chromosome 7e, Coffea Arabica ET-39 HiFi, whole genome shotgun sequence includes the following:
- the LOC113701981 gene encoding MACPF domain-containing protein At4g24290 isoform X2: MAANSGSNSSSKETALRLRAAAEAAIECIGLGYDMAVDLRLKYCKKLQSRLIAVDDDQVRDIAVPGGILVQNVPKSIKCDKGERLRFGSDVLSFQQMSEQFNQDVALSGKIPTGHFNAAFEFTGCWQKDAAYTKALAFDGVFITLYSIALEKSQVMLSDHVKQAVPSSWDPAALARFIEKYGTHVIVGVKMGGKDVVYVNQQYSSPLQPADIQKKLKDVADKRFTDASRPSSTHNDKVYIREMLDGNDSGQTFMDTTTGSIYSQNEDITFFCRRRGGSSSRNLSHSKWCQSVQLEPDVILMSFIPISSLLSGIDGSGFLSHAINLYLRYKPPIEELYQFLEFQLPRQWAPVFGELPLGPDRKQQSGASLQFSLMGPKLYVNTNPVDVGNKPVTGLRLYLEGKRSDCLAIHLQHLSSLPQSFQLQNNSNHNAGNSYDHRYYEKVQWKSFSHVCSAPVESDEDLAIVTGAEFEVKESGMKNVLFLRLHFSKVIGAMVVKKPEWDGSTVLGQKSGIISTLISTRFSTSQKPPPNPSDVNINSALYPEGPPMPAQTRKLLRYVDTKEMTRGPQDPPGYWVVSGARLVVDNGKISLRVKYSLLAAILPDEEEPFHG; the protein is encoded by the exons ATGGCGGCGAATTCGGGTAGTAATAGTAGTAGTAAGGAGACGGCTTTGAGGCTGAGAGCGGCAGCGGAGGCGGCCATAGAGTGTATAGGGTTGGGTTATGAcatggcggtggaccttaggttGAAGTATTGCAAGAAGCTGCAGTCACGATTGATCGCCGTTGATGATGATCAGGTCAGAGATATTGCGGTTCCCGGTGGAATTTTGGTCCAGAATGTTCCTAAGTCGATCAAGTGTGATAAAGGAGAGCGATTACGGTTTGGCTCTGATGTTCTGTCTTTTCAGCAG ATGTCAGAACAATTCAACCAAGATGTAGCTCTTAGTGGTAAAATCCCAACAGGACACTTCAATGCTGCCTTTGAATTTACGGGTTGCTGGCAGAAAGACGCTGCCTACACAAAAGCCCTTGCTTTTGATGGTGTCTTCATCACCCTCTACAGCATTGCATTAGAGAAATCCCAAGTAATGCTAAGCGATCATGTTAAACAAGCTGTCCCCTCGTCATGGGATCCGGCTGCATTGGCAAG GTTTATCGAGAAATACGGAACCCATGTGATTGTTGGTGTGAAGATGGGGGGAAAGGATGTCGTGTATGTAAATCAGCAATACTCATCACCACTTCAGCCTGCTGACattcagaaaaaattgaagGATGTTGCAGACAAGAGGTTTACTGATGCAAGTAGACCTTCAAGCACCCACAATGATAAAGTTTATATCAGGGAAATG CTGGATGGCAATGACAGTGGTCAGACCTTCATGGATACCACTACAGGGAGCATTTATTCCCAGAATGAG GATATTACATTCTTCTGTAGAAGGAGGGGTGGGAGCAGTAGCAGGAACTTGTCCCATAGTAAGTGGTGTCAAAGTGTCCAGCTTGAACCTGATGTGATTTTGATGTCCTTCATACCAATCTCATCATTGCTGAGTGGAATTGATGGAAGTGGATTTTTGAGCCATGCTATCAACCTTTACCTACGCT ATAAACCACCAATTGAAGAACTATATCAGTTTTTGGAGTTTCAACTTCCTCGGCAATGGGCACCAGTATTTGGTGAACTTCCCCTAGGTCCTGACAGAAAGCAGCAGAGCGGTGCATCTTTGCAGTTCAGCTTAATGGGTCCAAAGCTATATGTTAATACAAACCCG GTTGATGTGGGCAATAAGCCTGTGACCGGACTTCGACTGTATTTAGAAGGGAAAAGAAGCGATTGCCTAGCAATTCATTTGCAGCACCTTTCCTCTTTACCCCAGAGCTTTCAGCTTCAGAATAATTCAAATCACAATGCAGGTAACTCGTATGACCACAGGTATTATGAGAAAGTCCAGTGGAAGAGCTTCTCACACGTATGCAGTGCTCCTGTTGAATCTGATGAGGACCTTGCCATTGTTACTGGTGCTGAATTTGAAGTCAAAGAATCTGGTATGAAAAATGTTCTTTTTCTGCGCCTTCATTTTTCAAAGGTCATTGGCGCCATGGTTGTCAAGAAACCTGAGTGGGATGGTTCCACAGTGCTGGGCCAAAAGTCTGGAATTATCTCAACATTGATTAGCACTCGCTTTTCAACTAGTCAGAAACCTCCACCAAATCCATCTGATGTAAACATCAACTCAGCACTGTATCCTGAAGGCCCCCCAATGCCAGCACAAACCCGTAAACTTTTGAGATATGTTGACACAAAGGAAATGACAAGAGGACCACAGGATCCACCTGGATACTGGGTTGTTTCTGGAGCGAGGCTTGTGGTTGATAATGGCAAGATATCTCTTCGTGTGAAGTACTCTCTTCTGGCTGCCATCTTGCCGGATGAAGAGGAGCCATTTCATGGATAA
- the LOC113701981 gene encoding MACPF domain-containing protein At4g24290 isoform X1, giving the protein MAANSGSNSSSKETALRLRAAAEAAIECIGLGYDMAVDLRLKYCKKLQSRLIAVDDDQVRDIAVPGGILVQNVPKSIKCDKGERLRFGSDVLSFQQMSEQFNQDVALSGKIPTGHFNAAFEFTGCWQKDAAYTKALAFDGVFITLYSIALEKSQVMLSDHVKQAVPSSWDPAALARFIEKYGTHVIVGVKMGGKDVVYVNQQYSSPLQPADIQKKLKDVADKRFTDASRPSSTHNDKVYIREMLDGNDSGQTFMDTTTGSIYSQNEQDITFFCRRRGGSSSRNLSHSKWCQSVQLEPDVILMSFIPISSLLSGIDGSGFLSHAINLYLRYKPPIEELYQFLEFQLPRQWAPVFGELPLGPDRKQQSGASLQFSLMGPKLYVNTNPVDVGNKPVTGLRLYLEGKRSDCLAIHLQHLSSLPQSFQLQNNSNHNAGNSYDHRYYEKVQWKSFSHVCSAPVESDEDLAIVTGAEFEVKESGMKNVLFLRLHFSKVIGAMVVKKPEWDGSTVLGQKSGIISTLISTRFSTSQKPPPNPSDVNINSALYPEGPPMPAQTRKLLRYVDTKEMTRGPQDPPGYWVVSGARLVVDNGKISLRVKYSLLAAILPDEEEPFHG; this is encoded by the exons ATGGCGGCGAATTCGGGTAGTAATAGTAGTAGTAAGGAGACGGCTTTGAGGCTGAGAGCGGCAGCGGAGGCGGCCATAGAGTGTATAGGGTTGGGTTATGAcatggcggtggaccttaggttGAAGTATTGCAAGAAGCTGCAGTCACGATTGATCGCCGTTGATGATGATCAGGTCAGAGATATTGCGGTTCCCGGTGGAATTTTGGTCCAGAATGTTCCTAAGTCGATCAAGTGTGATAAAGGAGAGCGATTACGGTTTGGCTCTGATGTTCTGTCTTTTCAGCAG ATGTCAGAACAATTCAACCAAGATGTAGCTCTTAGTGGTAAAATCCCAACAGGACACTTCAATGCTGCCTTTGAATTTACGGGTTGCTGGCAGAAAGACGCTGCCTACACAAAAGCCCTTGCTTTTGATGGTGTCTTCATCACCCTCTACAGCATTGCATTAGAGAAATCCCAAGTAATGCTAAGCGATCATGTTAAACAAGCTGTCCCCTCGTCATGGGATCCGGCTGCATTGGCAAG GTTTATCGAGAAATACGGAACCCATGTGATTGTTGGTGTGAAGATGGGGGGAAAGGATGTCGTGTATGTAAATCAGCAATACTCATCACCACTTCAGCCTGCTGACattcagaaaaaattgaagGATGTTGCAGACAAGAGGTTTACTGATGCAAGTAGACCTTCAAGCACCCACAATGATAAAGTTTATATCAGGGAAATG CTGGATGGCAATGACAGTGGTCAGACCTTCATGGATACCACTACAGGGAGCATTTATTCCCAGAATGAG CAGGATATTACATTCTTCTGTAGAAGGAGGGGTGGGAGCAGTAGCAGGAACTTGTCCCATAGTAAGTGGTGTCAAAGTGTCCAGCTTGAACCTGATGTGATTTTGATGTCCTTCATACCAATCTCATCATTGCTGAGTGGAATTGATGGAAGTGGATTTTTGAGCCATGCTATCAACCTTTACCTACGCT ATAAACCACCAATTGAAGAACTATATCAGTTTTTGGAGTTTCAACTTCCTCGGCAATGGGCACCAGTATTTGGTGAACTTCCCCTAGGTCCTGACAGAAAGCAGCAGAGCGGTGCATCTTTGCAGTTCAGCTTAATGGGTCCAAAGCTATATGTTAATACAAACCCG GTTGATGTGGGCAATAAGCCTGTGACCGGACTTCGACTGTATTTAGAAGGGAAAAGAAGCGATTGCCTAGCAATTCATTTGCAGCACCTTTCCTCTTTACCCCAGAGCTTTCAGCTTCAGAATAATTCAAATCACAATGCAGGTAACTCGTATGACCACAGGTATTATGAGAAAGTCCAGTGGAAGAGCTTCTCACACGTATGCAGTGCTCCTGTTGAATCTGATGAGGACCTTGCCATTGTTACTGGTGCTGAATTTGAAGTCAAAGAATCTGGTATGAAAAATGTTCTTTTTCTGCGCCTTCATTTTTCAAAGGTCATTGGCGCCATGGTTGTCAAGAAACCTGAGTGGGATGGTTCCACAGTGCTGGGCCAAAAGTCTGGAATTATCTCAACATTGATTAGCACTCGCTTTTCAACTAGTCAGAAACCTCCACCAAATCCATCTGATGTAAACATCAACTCAGCACTGTATCCTGAAGGCCCCCCAATGCCAGCACAAACCCGTAAACTTTTGAGATATGTTGACACAAAGGAAATGACAAGAGGACCACAGGATCCACCTGGATACTGGGTTGTTTCTGGAGCGAGGCTTGTGGTTGATAATGGCAAGATATCTCTTCGTGTGAAGTACTCTCTTCTGGCTGCCATCTTGCCGGATGAAGAGGAGCCATTTCATGGATAA